AtgatgattttgtattttttgtcacaaaaaaagtgagattttttccatttttgtcacaaaaaatGGAACAATTTATCGTTTTCGTCGTTAAAAATAGAACAATGTCTGGGTGGATGCTGGATCTAGCCAGCCCATTGGCTGGGCGGATCCGGCATCCGCCTAGGCCTAATTTCgcgttttttttaattcaaacttttcagtttttgaattgtttatgaaaagggtaaaattgtccaaatgggagcggtgataagtaatttgaggGCGATAAATAGCAACaccctttaacaactatggtaTAATGTATCGTTTTGTTTTGTTTCGTTTCAGATGAATATATCGGCGGAGGGAAAGTATTAATTATCGTATCGTACTTTTCGGTACCGGTTCATATTGAAATTCATGATCTTTGTGAGAAAGTGGCATGCCCAGTTCCCGGCGGCGACTTTGTGCTATCCCACACCCAGATTTTACCTAAAATTACACCCCCTGTAAGTTCATGCTAGATTTAATATTTGAATTTGGcaagaaaaaaacataattaaacctCCGAACTTTGGCTTTGAATTTCTATGTTTTTACAAACGCTATATatcatggaaccgtttgaactaaaagattAAACTAATAGTAAAAGGCTAATTGtagattttatattaatctttaataCATTCTCACACATAAATGTTACATAAGCTTGCAGCCAGTGTTGTTAAAAGTCGCTAGACGTTAATCGGTTGGACAAAACTTCCGAAaattaatcagatttgtattttctattttttagatttatattaaataaatagtaTATAAGcgcttttaaaatatattttatattatctaaaaataataataatcaataGGAAAAATACCTGTTTGACTCCTTAAACTAAGAttttaaagtcaattaggattttaaactatcaaaatcatccatCAGGTCCATGAACtaacaaaaaatcatcaattgagtcctcattctaacaaaaaatcatcaatagaggcctcatcgaaaatcattcagttgaacagtttcagaccctCTTTCCCAAATCAAATTTGAACCATACAGatattattacagtctatatcaaatagtcataatttctgtttttaagatatgatgaagactcaattgatgattttttgcttagttcattgacctgattgatgattttgatattttAGGATCGTAATTGACTTTAAAACTTTAGTTTGGAGACCCAAATGTAATGccctaataaatattatataattgaaaggataaataattataaggtccctgtgtttttacctaatacactacttagtccttgtatttttagaaataattatatagtcctccagtttttgtttttcttaactccttagtccttatTCTTGGATCAATGGTCaaattatactaaataaatttaaaaatatcaaaattacctttactttatattttaataataaaacatctatttttcctattttatatttttttctcttttttttctacataatcacaatctcttcaatataaagtaattgatttattattttttatataattatagaactaaTTTAATAAGGTAAAATttattaactaaaaaaataaatgaaaaatattttaaaaattattaaaataggaaTAAGACTATCAttgttctaataaattttacgaatgaagaaaaaaatatatgatttttaaaaaatttataataatatttaatgttagtttaaagatattatattaaaaagtaaagaaaaaaataattacagtttaagaaaattaataatatattttttcaagtatattaatttcagtgtatatgtagttcaaaaacttcattaaaattaattagattaaatttaaaactaaaagataatttcttttatgtatataattagGGGCAATTTTGgacttttatttataaaaacaaatggaaggactaaagaattgattaagataaaacttaagtatcttataataatatgatggacttactagcatgttaagtaaaaacataaggaccttataattatttaccctaatagaaaaatataaatatttgttttaaataaataataaaatagttattagtTAATACTAATTACttgtattattttttactaattgtaatttataaactGAGCCGATTTAAACCCATTTCAGCCGATTTTTTCCGTCTAATCGGCTTGTCCGATTGAACCCGGGCTCCCGATTTATGCCAACCAGTTATACAAAATCGGGCAGTGTTGTAAAACTCACCGATATATCGACCGATTAGTCACCGATTTGATTGATTTTTACAACACAAGCTTATCCTGTTATGTATTTtgaatttcacaaattaatgagATTCTCAAGACTTGAACCCTCGACCATTTGGTCCAAGAGGCTTTTGATACTATATTATTTAACCGTTTAAATTAAGTTTAAACTAGTCCAAtcgtagatcttatattaatttctAACATACAATTGCAATTGCAGGGACATTACACTCTTTTGGCCAGAATGTCCGATGAAGAAGGCCAGGAACTCACCTGCATTAGCTTTCATTTCAATATCTATGTCAAAAATCTACCTTCTTAATTAATttactttgttttgttttattttagggtaaataatttatgagttctttactttttacctaacatactgtttagtccatttattttgaaaaacacattataaggtctctaGCTTTTGgcaatattaaccctttgatctttttgtctagtttttttagactcgTAATCATTATGTTTTAGCATAAACggatttatatataaaataacagagcaCCAtagtcaacttgtattgtattGTGGTTGttctaaaagctaagatatgttcggttaaaaatctaaaaaagtagataaaaggaccacaaagttaatattggcaaaagatagagaccttaaaatgtgttttttaaaataaagagAATAAACAGTGTATTAGATAAAAATTAgatgactaataaattatttaccgtctattttattatattaagacAATCAACATATGGGATCCTCatgtaataaatatatattgtaACTCTTTCCCTTTTATTATATACTTTTAAACAGTCTTTATCTAGGATGGAAAGGTTTCTGtcactatatatacatatatagtttCTACGTTTGAAATTAATAAGGAGAAAAtaacatacgtggtgtacaatttttatcttttttcacATTTTGATGTACAATcttgaattttatatattaaaaggcttaatacattatttgcctcccgaacttgtccaaaatggttgattggcctcctgaactttcaaagtgtctcgatagccccctgaacttgcataaaatgttcagttagtcccctgaacttgtgtaaaatgtaatcaattaatcattcggttgtaaaaaagtaagtcaaatgcggaagatatgttacacgtgccttagaatgttattacatatttcacaaaatagattaaaacatgttaaaaaagaatttcttacttatttaACTATAAAACATTCTCTTTTgtaatattataatcgcataccccgatcttggtcgttttacttttttaagatgcgtgcaacatatcttccgcatttaacttacttttttacaaccgagtgattaattgattacattttatgcaagttcaaggggctatcgagacactttgaaagttcagggggccaatcaaccattttggacaagttcagggggcaaatgatgtattaagcctatataaaactgtaaaaaatttTAGTGACCTCCTACTAAACTGTATAaccggtaattgtgaccggtcaacgcgccacGTCAGCAATTTGACATCCCTAAAAATCAAAATCGCTGACATGACACGTTGACTTCTTAGCTTTTGACTTTGATTCACAAGTTCAACATTCacaaattcgtattattttcaAGCAACCTACTGTGTATACCTGAAATTATGATGTGAATCTATACAGTAACCTATATTCATTTCTATAAGTAAAGAACGATTAACCTCCTATAATAGCTTCCCATGAATTGAGAGCAACTTCACTACTCTCACATATTCTCTACAATAAGATGGTACACATAACTGCAGTGTTGAAATCCTACCCTTTTCTCTTCTGCTGTCTCGATCTTCGACTCTATGTTGAATCGTCTCCTTTCACTAGAGTCATTACATGAAGCCCCCCATCCAACACtacaaaagaaataaaagaataaattcCGTACAATATGTATTAGTGCATAATATCAGTATACTAATACTATTTTAAgggagttttaaaaaaaattctttttttttttgaaggattTAGAAGGTTTTTATCTGTTTTGAggattttttatcaaaattaattattCGTAGTCCATGCTCATATTTCAAGTGATTTTCTTtattagtatttatttaatGGAAATTAGTATGAGTACAAAGGGATAAGTACTAACTTATTATTGTGATTTATAtaacatatttatataaatcACAATAATAAGTGAGATGTAGTACATGAAAACAGTCTGCGAAACTGAAAATCACATAGTTATAGTTAGGTTTAATAGACATCCAATCccctaaatttgtaatttttttcacctggcccccttaacttaggggacaacctctcaacaccctcaactttccaaaaacatcacatacaaccccttacacccctatgttcggtcaaaacattgacccgtgtagagaacgcgcttgactgttgaccacaccaatgccacatgtcattttttttattaaatttttccaagtgattaTTGTATGCGAGGTGTTGTCGCTATTTGTCGTCACAACCTTATCGAGGTGCTGAGGTTGGCGGTAGTGGTCGTCGAGATGAAATCccttggaaaaatttaataaaaaagtgaCACGTGGCATtagtgtggtcaacagtcaagcgcgttttctatacgggtcaatattttgaccgaacatagaggtgtaaggggctgtatatgctgtttttggagagttgagggggttgagaggttgtcccttaagttgaaggggccaggtgaaaaaaagttacaagtttagggggttgggtgcctattaagccttaTAGTTGAGATGAAACTATTCAACTTTGTTAacataataatttttatataattgtaCTAAAACATTGTTTTAGTTAATGTGAGAGCTACTAATTAATTAGtgcacaaataaaaaaaactcgtgtggtttttttttttttttttttgtcaattgcATGTCTGTGATTTTTCCTCtccaaaaattaataatattttaaacttgACCGGTACAAGAACTCCATTTTCAATGAATTCGGGGTCTGTGCGCTTAGCAGCCCCTACTTTCACATTTCTTCCTATGAAACTCGAGTCACGGAAATAGACCCACTACTGATTCATTCAATTCCAGCTGAGCTGCTGATTACGTTAATtcattaactttttaatttgaggttatttaggtgttaTTTAGTGAGtagaaaaattctaaaaatgatgattatggaaaataaaaaatttggttccatagtaagggcccgtttggttgctacttttcacgctcctgtttgccttttcatttcaaaagggagagttttaggtgtttggttagttatCTCCTATTTACCTTTTAAATCTGAGAAGCagtattaggtgtttggttagtgacctcctgttccctttcacacctgaaaagcagccttttataaaagcagagaatctctgctttttggaaaagcaaacagcaaaccgtaacagcaaacagcaaaccgtaacagcaaatggcaacaacaaacaacaaatcataacagcaaacagcaaacagcaacagcaaacagtagataaaacaaaTGGGCCCTAAATGTAGTACTAaacaatttcaattcttaaaattTACCATTTTAAGATTGTTAGCAGTCattttatagtgtcaaactaaaacCTCgtcattgtttttattttttatttatttttattgaagCCCAGTTAGCGAGAGAGTGCAAAAaacagacatcccaactataAAACCTCATCGTTGTTAGCAAAACGAAAATCTCAATCCCCCGTTTGAAAACAATCATGGACACATAAATTGACAAAAAGTATAACCATAGGATTGAATTCTGAGAGGGTGTTTGGTTTAGCTTTTCGGATGAgcatttagcgtttcactccaaccgcatgaaatatagcgtttgattaggtttatataaccccAGTGTTTAACATTTTCTTTGGAAACCGCAATGTatgttttaaaatataaaaaaaaactctgaAAATCATTAGTTATGTaggtttttgttaattttttttaaaataaatataattaatgcgTTGTTTGCGAGCGAAACTCGTGAACAAATAAATTAGAAGCTCTTGAACATAATGTTAAACTCGAGCtcattaatttttcatttttagaaaaataaaaaaactccgAAAATCTCGTTATGGAACAACCGAGGAAAAAATAAGACCTTAGTACATTCCCAACCCCTCTAAGTTGTTTCAATACTGCAACTGCCGAACTTAGACTTGTGACAACTAACtctctcaacttgcttatttagaacAATTAATCCCTCAAGTTGCTCAATTCGAACAAATAACTTATCAAATTTCAATTCCAGCTGCTGATTACGTTAATTcatcaactttttaatttgaggttatttaggtgttaTTTAGTGAGTagaaaaattccaaaaatgatgattatggaaaataaaaaatttggttccatagtaaatgtaGTACTAAACAATTTCAATTCTTGAAATTTACCATTTTAAGATTGTTAGCAGTCattttatagtgtcaaactaaaacCTCAtcgttgtttttattatttatttatttttattgaagtCCGGTTAGCGAGAGAGTGCAAAAaacagacatcccaactataAAACCTCATCGTTGTTAGCAAAACGAAAATCTCAATCCCCCGTTTGAAAACAATCATGGACACATAAATTGACAAAAAGTATAACCATAGGATTGAATTCTGAGAGGGTGTTTGGTTTAGCTTTTCGGATGAGCATTTAGCTTCCAACCGcatgaaatatagcgtttggttaggtttatataaccgcaacgtttaTCATTTTCTCTGAAAACCGCAATGTatgttttaaaatataaaaaaaaactctgaAAATCATTAGTTATGTAGGTTTAAAAAATATGTagttttttgttaatttttttaaaataaatataattaatgcgTTGTTTGCGAGCGAAGCTCGTGAACAAATAAATTAGAAGCTCATGAACAGAATGTTAAACTCGAGCtcattaatttttcatttttaaaaaaataaaaaaactcagAAAATCTCGTTATGGAACAACCGAGGAAAAAATAAGACCTTAGTACATTCTCAGCCCCTCTAAGTTGTTTCAATACTGCAACTGCCGAACTTAGACTTGTGACAACTAACtctctcaacttgcttatttagaaTAATTAATCCCTCAAGTTGCtcaattggaacaaataacttATCAAATTGCTTGGGTGGGAAGTAATCCCTGAGTTCTGCGCCTCGGcttatttatgtaatttaaGCAAGCGATATGTTTATCGTTTTGCCTAATCTTTCCGCATTTTTTACCTAAACTTTTgtattcttttattctttttaataatattggtttGGGTCTGCGGTTcggggtgccaacatagttgggatgccTTCCCTGTCCCACGTACCACgccttcaattaaaaaaaaacttatcaaaTTGCTTATTTAACCCCTAAACccaaaaaaaacattcaacataatattacgtagaaataaaagattttcaAAATATCAGTTGCTACATTTAACTAATCTACTGATACATTAACTAAAGAGAAAAAAACTTCCGAAATTACAAATATTAACCTATTTGAGGAGTTGTTTCAAACAAACAAGTTGGATGGATTAGTTGTCACAATTCTAAATCCGGAGTCAATTGCAGTATTTAGATAACTTGAAGGGCTGGGAAGATATTAAGGCAAAATATACAAAGGAAGTGTGGCTGCccgttaattttttattttttttaaagtaaaagaACCCTGAATATCTCATTTAGGGCTGTCAATTAGTTGGAGATTCCCCATCTCCGTTGGAGACCCGATCCGTTGGGGATGGAGAATCCCCGTTTGTGATCCCCATGGGGCGGGGATGGTTTTTATTTTGTCCCCGATAGTCGGGGACGGGGCGGGTATGGTTATAAGTGTtccatccccgtccccgtccccgtccccgtccccatccccgtccccgtccCCGAATGTCCCTAACGGGGATCCCCGACTAAATACCCgaatatcaaaaaaataaactaaaaaagtaTATAGGTGATTtagataaactaaaaaaaaagattgagTTGTAACCTGGTTGCTTTAAAACAGaatatattctaaaaataaattaagataaACTCTAACTAGGttggtttaaaattaaaacggaACCTAttcaattaggagtagaaattataaaataaaaaaatttgaaagctAATAAGTAATGCATGCACCCATGATGGGGATTCCCCGCGAGGATGAGAATTTTAGATAATCAAAACCTTCgaaatcttaaaaaaaagtagagaaattaaaaagttaaacgGGGATGGGGAATCTCCGTTGGGATCCGGATTCCTCGCGGGACGGGGATGGTAGCCAAAATTTTCCCCATATGTTATTCGGGGCGGGGACGGAGAATCCCCGATAGACAAGTGGTCGGGGATGGTTAATACAATCCCCGGCCCGACCCGCCCTAATCTCATTATGAAAAAACTGAGGAAAAAATACAAAGGAAGTGTGGCTGcttgttaattttttattttttaaaaaataaaaaaactgaaaatttcaTTATGAAACAACTgagaaaaaagtaaaaagaacgTGTGGCTGCTGGGATTCGAGCCCAGGTCTCCACGGCCACAACGTGGAATTCTTACCACTAAACTACAGCCACTTTGTGATAGAGCCtcataattattttatataacgTGTTACAATATTTAAATTacttcacaatttttttttttttttacttgaaattGTTAATAAGAAAGGAGgcgaaaaaaataattaatctcaATCTCTGTaatatgaaaatatttttttatctgtcataaattaaaatcacatttattagtttgtaaaatataaaaaatcacAATGATTCTTATTAGGGGGCGTTTGATTTAAACTttggaatcggaatcggaatgatagggaatcagaatcggaatcacAATTTAATAATTCTGTTTGGTTTAATCCGTAATCGGaatgtaatatttatttattaaattaattagacgaataatgattttgataaatataatttactaaaatagaatataatatattatctactattattattattattattattattattattattattattattatatatatatatatatatatatatatat
The sequence above is drawn from the Euphorbia lathyris chromosome 6, ddEupLath1.1, whole genome shotgun sequence genome and encodes:
- the LOC136232117 gene encoding uncharacterized protein, with amino-acid sequence MQKKIYIKSMEISLHLMVIFLLFSSAGATQIKYCDKTGNYPVQVEGVKIWPERVVTGNPTTFNLSASTDEYIGGGKVLIIVSYFSVPVHIEIHDLCEKVACPVPGGDFVLSHTQILPKITPPGHYTLLARMSDEEGQELTCISFHFNIYVKNLPS